Proteins from a genomic interval of Pirellulales bacterium:
- a CDS encoding FGGY-family carbohydrate kinase, whose amino-acid sequence MTTLHEPLILGIDLGTGGARGIVATMMGRVVAKASASLTPAETVCARGHEQDPHAWWAAVLRCLQELAEALRNAGYQLAQLTGVSVDGTSGTIVALDRAGRPLRPAIMYNDPRATAEADSLTDRARSWCARAGYRFESSFALPKIQWIAAHEPLVFERSARFVHQADYIAGQLTGDYSVTDYSNALKTGFDLHESRWPGWIEQLPGVPERLPSVVSPGTPIGCVSKAAAAATGLPAGLTVVAGATDGVAAAIASGLRVAGDYNTSLGTTLVFKGLSRDFVRDRAGLVYSHKLPGGLWLPGAASNTGAAWIAAWFADTPVKDLDRAAAPFLPSPVAAYPLVGRGERFPFNCQDAACFAMPEPNDEPERYAAYLTGTALVERLAYDVLDDVCGTSRGEVYSTGGGSASDLWMQCRADVTRRVLHRPQVAESALGSAILAASGTICPSLDEAVQTMVQIARSFVPSARTENSSLELFDRFRDELRQRGYVARPTKKASPG is encoded by the coding sequence ATGACGACACTTCACGAGCCATTGATCTTGGGAATCGACCTGGGAACCGGCGGGGCGCGGGGGATCGTCGCAACCATGATGGGCCGGGTCGTAGCCAAGGCTTCGGCCAGCTTGACCCCGGCCGAGACCGTTTGCGCCCGCGGCCACGAACAGGACCCCCACGCGTGGTGGGCAGCGGTGCTGCGCTGCTTGCAGGAGCTTGCCGAGGCGTTAAGGAACGCCGGATACCAGTTGGCACAACTCACGGGCGTTAGCGTGGACGGCACCTCTGGGACTATCGTGGCGCTCGATCGGGCTGGACGCCCCCTGCGGCCGGCCATCATGTACAACGATCCTCGCGCCACTGCCGAGGCGGATAGCCTGACGGATCGCGCGCGGTCCTGGTGCGCGCGGGCGGGATATCGATTCGAATCTTCCTTTGCACTTCCGAAGATTCAATGGATCGCCGCGCACGAGCCTTTGGTGTTCGAGCGCTCAGCACGTTTCGTTCACCAGGCGGACTACATTGCCGGGCAACTGACCGGCGACTATAGCGTGACTGACTATAGCAACGCATTAAAGACTGGCTTTGATTTGCACGAAAGCCGTTGGCCGGGCTGGATCGAGCAGTTGCCAGGAGTACCCGAACGCCTCCCCAGCGTGGTTTCTCCAGGGACGCCAATTGGATGCGTCTCGAAAGCTGCCGCGGCCGCGACAGGACTGCCGGCCGGCTTGACGGTTGTCGCCGGAGCTACCGATGGCGTTGCGGCAGCCATCGCCTCGGGATTGCGTGTGGCTGGCGACTACAACACGTCCCTGGGAACGACGTTGGTGTTCAAAGGGCTCAGCCGCGACTTCGTGCGCGATCGCGCGGGCCTCGTTTATTCACACAAGCTGCCTGGCGGGCTGTGGCTGCCCGGGGCGGCCAGCAACACGGGCGCCGCCTGGATTGCCGCCTGGTTTGCCGATACGCCGGTCAAAGATCTAGACCGTGCAGCGGCTCCGTTTCTGCCCAGCCCGGTAGCAGCGTATCCGTTGGTCGGGCGCGGCGAGCGGTTCCCGTTTAACTGCCAAGACGCCGCCTGTTTCGCCATGCCTGAACCAAATGATGAGCCGGAACGATATGCGGCATACTTGACCGGAACGGCATTGGTGGAACGATTGGCGTACGACGTACTGGATGATGTTTGCGGCACGTCCCGCGGCGAAGTCTACAGCACCGGAGGCGGTAGCGCAAGCGACCTTTGGATGCAATGCCGGGCGGATGTCACCCGGCGCGTCCTGCACCGCCCGCAAGTCGCCGAGTCCGCCTTGGGGAGTGCCATCCTGGCGGCGTCAGGAACCATTTGTCCATCGCTGGACGAAGCCGTACAGACGATGGTGCAGATCGCGCGATCGTTCGTTCCGTCGGCACGGACCGAGAACAGCAGCTTGGAGCTCTTCGATCGTTTTCGCGACGAACTGCGGCAGCGGGGCTATGTGGCACGGCCAACAAAAAAAGCCTCCCCAGGGTGA